CCATTCCTGCCACATTGTGTTGGAAAATCCGTCATTTCCCATGCCCACACGGACGCCGGCTTCCAGCATCTCTTCCACTGGGGCAACACCGACCGCATTGTTCATATTAGAACGGGGTTGATGGGTCAGCCAGGCAGCAGATTCTGCCAAATGGGCGATTTCGCGGCTGTCCAAATGAACCCCATGCGCCAAAATCGATTTTGGCTGGAGGATACCGAATTCATCCAACCGGAAGATCACCCGTTTGCCGGATTTTTCCAGGCTGTCCACTTGGTCAGCCAAACCCTCAGCCGCATGGATATGAAAGCCAATGTCCTCAGGACAAAGGTCTCGGGAGCGATTCAGGGTCTCAGCCGAAAGAGTCAGGCTGGCGTGCAGGCCAAAATGAGCCCGCAAATTGGCATCTGCCGGGTTGTGTTTGGCAATCCGTTTGATGAAGCGGAGGTTTTCCTGCATACCCTGTTCGGCCTTATCCATCCCATCGCGATCCGTCACTTCGTAACACAGCGAAGCCCTGATCCCGGATTGATTGACCGCATCGGCAACGATATCCAATGACCCTTCAATGGCATTAGGTGAAGCATGATGATCGATTAGGGTCGTCGTGCCATGTTTAATGGCATCCACCAAACAGACCAGAGTGGAATATTTGATTCCATCCTCATCCAAAGCTTTATCTAAATTCCACCAGAGTTTCTTCAGGATCTGGACGAAGTTTTTCGGCGGGTCGCCAGGGATGGCCAGCCCACGGGAGAATGCGCCATAGAAATGGGTGTGCGCACAGATATTTCCCGGCATGACATATTGCCCTTCGGCATCCAATTGTTCTTCATCTGGATAAAGTTGAGTGAGTTCGTCCTGGGGGGCAATCTTTTCAATGATCCCCTCACGCACCAAAATCCCTGTTCCTTCAGGCAATATCTGGTTCTCAGGACCCCAAGTGATGATCTTACCGTTAATGATCAGCATACTTTTCCTCTCATTGGTAAGTGATAAATGATGATGGAGAAATTATAGCACAAGCACCCCTTCCAGCTAAAAAACCTGAGATAATCTCAGGGGAAAATTTGACTGTCAATGCTATAATCCGTTTATCTCAACAAGGCAGGTGGCCCGTGCAGCAACGTCAAGCTGATTTCAACCAGGATGCGCTCAAAGGCCTGCAGGATTTCAACCGGCAGGCATTTTTCGATGCTCATGAATACTTTGAGGAAGCCTGGCGCTCCTCGCCCCTCGAGGAACGTGAACTCTATCGGGCTTTATTACAGATCAGCGGCGGTTTTTATCGGCTCACGCAAGGCCGACCAACCGCAGCACATAAATTCTTTGATCGGGCCCTCCACTGGCTGCAACCCTTCCCTTCACCTTTCAAAACAGTCGATATTGACTCCCTCCGGGCTTGGCTGACCGAACTTTTGAATGCACTGATGGAAGGCCACTCGTCTGAGACTATACTCACCCAATATTTCCATCCAATTGACCTGCCCAACCAGGAGACGCTATGAAAGTTCTCATCACCGGTTTCGAACCCTTTGGTCAAAGCCTCATCAACCCCAGCCAGATCTTGCTGGAAGACGCGCCGGATCAATTTCCAGGTGGCATCGAGCTGGTTAAAGCCATTCTCCCGGTGGAAAAGGCAGCCGGACCCGAGGCATTAGTAGATGCCATCCTTCGTTACCAACCCGAGGCTGTGATCTGCTTCGGCCTGGCAGTTGGCCGTTCAGTGATCTCGCTAGAGCGGGTTGCCGTCAACCTGATGGATTACCGCATGCCGGATAATGCCGGGCAGACCGTTCAGGATCAACCTGTCAACCCCGATGGACCGGCCGCCTATTTCAGCAGCCTTCCCCTCCGCGCCATGCTCACCGCCTTACAGTCCAACAATATTCCGGCTGAGCTCTCCCTCACGGCTGGATCCTATCTCTGCAATCAGGTGTTTTACACCCTGATGCACCACCTTGCCACCCACGGGCAATCCATCCCAGCCGGGTTCATCCATCTGCCGGCTTGCCCAGAGCAGGCCGCTCACTTTGACAAACCCACCCCAACCCTTAGCCTGACAATCATTAAGTCAGCCCTGCCTCTCCTATTGGAGACACTAACCTAAAAAGCCTATCGTGAAAGGCTATCGCAATGAAAACAATCCAACCCACCAACCAACTGGTCCTCACTGAGGACACTCGCCTGGAAACTGGCACCTATTTCCTGCCTGATGGGATCATTATCGCCGAAAATGGCATCACCCTGGATGGGAACGGTGCCAAGCTGATCGGCAACGGTCATTCAGGAATTGGCATCCGCCTCAACGGTTTGCAGGAAGTCACCCTCAGGAACCTGCAGATCAGCGGTTTCACTCAGGGCATCCAGGCTATTGACTGCCAGGAGCTCACCATCACTAATTGCCGTATCCGCGAGTGTGGAGTTGTGATTAGCGACTCGTCCTCAGACTCCCCCTGGCATCCAACAGAGTCTTTTCCCTGCGGCGTTTTTATGGGGAGCGTTGGCAACAGTCAGATCATCCGCAATGACCTCCAATGCCAATCCAATGGATTGGTCGCCGTTTCCTGCCGTGAACTGACCGTCAAAAGCAACATCGCGAGCCATAATCCTGGGTTTGGCTTCATCGTTAACGACACCTCCAAATCCACCTTTTTGAAGAACCAGGCCAACCACTGCGCTTCAGAATTGACCAAGCACCCGGCTTTCGTCAAAGCCAGTGAGCATTCTGCCGGCTTCCTCTTGTTCAACGGATCAGAACATAACACCTTCAAATTAAATGAGGCCAGGCTTTGCGCGGCCGGGTTCCGATTGGAAGGGCTAACCTCAGATGGACAGGCTGCCCCCTGCAGCAACAATCGCTTCGAAGGAAATGACGCCTCTCATTGTGTTTTCAGCAGCTTTGCAGATCGTTACAACCAAAATAACCACTATCTGCAAAATGAGGCTTCTCATTCAAATACCGGTTTCGTTTTGTCCGGGGTTTCAGGGGCCACCTTCGAGCGGAATACCCTGGTCGGGAATCACAAGGCCGGTATCGCCGCAGAAAACAGCGTCCACTGCGATGTCATCAACAACACCCTCCAGGATAACCGCTTTGGCATCCTCCTGTGGAGCAGGCCGGACGAATCAACCCAACCACGCCCTCCTGAGAACGACACCAGCAAATTCTGGGATATCCGCAATAACACCCTTCTGCGAAATCACACCGGCATCCGCATCGCCGCAGACCAGGTGGCAGGGCTGACACCCCTCGGCACCAACCTGACGGTCCAGCCTCCCAAGCCGCACGACCACGAGATCTACCAGAATGTGATCTCCGACAACCGGATTGGCATCCAAACCTACGAAGCTGAGCGAACAATCATCAAAGATAACCAGTTTGGGTTAAACTTGTTGGGTGATATCAAGTCCTAACGTTTGGAGAAACATGAACCCTATCGTCATCGAGAAAACCCAGCAAGCAATTGAACTGCTCAAGGAAAATAACATTGACATGTGGCTGACCTTTGTCCGTGAGACTAGCGCGGGTGGTGACCCCGTCCTGCCATTGATCTACGGCGAATCGGACCTCACCTGGCAGAGCGCGCTGATCTTCACCCAAAGTGGTGAACGCATTGCCATTGTTGGCCGCTTTGAACTGGAAACCGCCCACAATGTTGGGGCGTATGACAAGGTCATCCCTTACGATGAATCAATCCGTCCTGTTCTGCTGGCGGAACTGGAGCGCATATCCCCTAAGCAAATCGCAATTAACACTTCCGAAAGCGATGTCCTTGCAGACGGCCTCACCCACGGCATGTACCTCAACCTGTGCGCTCTGCTGGAAGGTACGCACTATATTGACCGTCTTATTTCAGCCGAAAAGTTGCTCAGCAGCCTGCGTGGGCGCAAATCTGCGCTCGAGATCGCTCGCATCCGCACGGCATTTGCTATAACCGAAGAAATCTATGCGAAAGCCATTAGTGAAATCCAACCCGGCCTGAGCGAGATCTATGTGGCAGAGATGATGCAAGCCGAAGTGGTCCGCAGAGGGCTCGATTTTGCCTGGCCCCGCAGCAATAACCCCGCGGTCAACTCGGGCCCTGATTCACCGGTCGGACATAATGCGCCCACCGAGATCCGGATCGAACGCGGCCACCTCCTGCACTTCGACTTCGGCATCCGGAAAGAGGATTATTGCTCAGATATTCAGCGGATGGTTTACTTGTTGAAGCCGGGTGAATCAAAAGCCCCGGAAGCGGTTCAGCACGGTTTCGATACCGTCGTGCATGCCATTCAGGCCGCGTTCGACCTCATCCAACCCGGCGCAACTGGTGCTGAGATTGACCAAGCTGCCCGCGAGGTTGTGACCGGTGCGGGGTATCCTGAATTCAAGCATGCCACCGGGCATCAAGTCGGTCGCCTGGCGCATGATGGCGGCGCTATCCTGGGACCTGCCTGGGACCGTTATGGGCAGACGCCGTTTCTCCCCCTGGAAGTCGGTCAGGTCTATACCCTTGAGCCCAGCCTGATGGTGCCAGGTTTCGGCATTATCGGCCTGGAAGAGGATATCGTCGTCACAGCTGAGGGCGCAGAATTCCTGTCAAACCCTCAAACGGAACTCATATTGAAATAATGACCCAAGTTAAATTAAAAAAGGACACACAGTTGTGTGTCCTTTTGGTGTTAACGTAGGTTTACTCTTCGATAATATCGATGGACTGGATTTTCACCCCATCATATTCCGGGTGCATCGGGTCACGGGGCGGGATCGCGAAAACCACATCCATCCCATCTACCACCTCACCAAAGACGCTGTGTTTGCCGTCCAGCCAGGGGGTCGGCACATGGGTGATGAAGAACTGCGAGCCATTGGTGTTCGGGCCGGCATTTGCCATGGAAAGGATACCGGGTTTGTTATGGCGTAATTCGTTATTGAATTCGTCTTTGAAGGAATATCCCGGGCCGCCGGCGCCGGTGCCTGTGGGGTCACCGCCTTGGGCCATGAAGTTCATGATCACACGGTGGAAAATCGTGCCATCATAATAGCCTTCACGAGCAAGGAAAACAAAATTATTCACTGTCCTGGGGACCAATTTCTCAAAGAGGTCAAGGGTAATATCACCCTTATCCGTATGCATGACCGCTTTATAATTCTTGGCCAGGTCGATTAACATCTCCGGGGCTGACGCCCATTGCTGGATCTTTTTTGCCATTACTGCCTTTCTTCTCCGTAAATCTTTCTTAAGTTAACTCATATAATTCTACCAACACCCCATTGGCTGCTTTGGGGTGGACAAATGCCATCTTCCGGCCGGGCAGCTCAATCGGCGTTTCATTGATCAAGCGTGCCCCTTTTCCTTTAAGGATAGCCAGCATCCCTTCGATGTCATCAACTTCCAGGCAGAGGTGATGCAATCCTTCCCCGCGTTTTTCGAGGTATTTTCCCAATCCCGATTCGGGATCGGTGGGCTGGACCAATTCTACTTCACTATCGCCCACTGGAATGAAAGCGACTTTCGACGCTTGTGAGGGTACTTCTTCAATATGATCGAGCTCCAGGCCCATCACATCCCGCCAAAAACCTAGAGCGGCATCAATATCATTAACAACAACCGCAACATGGTTGATCTTTTTCACTGCTGCCATGCTTGCTCTCCTTAGATGAACGTTGGTGGGCGATATTCACCCCAGACATCGCGCAGAACGCCGCAAATTTCACCCAGGGTGATATTGCTCTCGGCGCATTCAACCATTACCGGCATAAGCGGTGTGTCACCTTTGGCTGCTGTTTCCAGCTGACCTAAAAGTTGACTCACTTTTTCGCCGTCCCGCCGAGCCCGCAGCGCTGCCAACCGGGCTACCTGATCTTCTTCCACGGAGGGATCCACTCGCAGTGATTCGAGTTCGATCTCCTCTTCCACCTGGAAATCGTTCACACCGACCACAACCTCATCGCCTTTTTCAATCGCAATCTGCACCTTATAGGCTGCTTCCTGGATCTCACGCTGCATGAAGCCGGTATTGATGGCGTTCATCGCACCGCCCATCGCGTCAATCTTCTCAATATATGCCATCGCCATCGCTTCGATTTGATTGGTTAGTGATTCAACGACATAAGAACCCGCCAACGGGTCCACTGTGTCGGCTACGCCCGATTCATAGGCGATGATCTGCTGAGTACGTAAAGCCACGCGAACCGATTTCTCGGTGGGCAGCCAGAGCGCCTCATCCATACTGTTGGTATGCAGCGATTGCGTCCCACCCAGCACGGCCGCCAGGGCCTGCAGGGTCACCCGCACAACGTTATTCTCCGGCTGTTGCGCTGTGAGCGTTGAACCCGCGGTCTGTGTGTGAAAACGCAGGCGGCACGATTTCTCATCCTGTGCCCCGAAGCGTTCTTTCATGATTTTGGCATAAAGCCTTCGGGCCGCCCTGAATTTCGTAATTTCCTCCAGGAAATTATTATGGGCATTGAAGAAGAATGACAACTGGCTGGCAAAATCATCCACTTTCAAACCAGCATCAATCGCGGCCTGAATGTAGCCAATCGCATTCGCCAGGGTGAAAGCCACTTCCTGTGCGGCTGTCGAGCCTGCTTCTCGGATGTGATACCCGGAAATACTGATCGTGTTCCAGCGGGGAATTTCATCCTTGCAGAACTTGAAGACATCCGTGATCAACCGCATGGAAGGCTCCGGCGGGAAGATATAGGTCCCACGGGCGACATATTCCTTCAAGATGTCATTCTGGATCGTCCCGCGCAGCTTGCTCAGCGGAACGCCCTGCCTCTTGGCAACGGCGACATAAAATGCCAGCAAAACAGCGGCCGGAGCGTTGATCGTCATGCTGGTGGAGACCTTATCCAGGGGGATATCCTTGAAGAGCGTCTCCATATCCTCTACGGAGGAAATTGATACACCGACTTTACCAACCTCCCCCTGCGCCAGGGGATCATCAGCGTCATAACCGATCTGGGTGGGCAGGTCAAAAGCGACTGAAAGGCCAGTCTGACCCTGCTCCAACAGGTAGCGATAACGGGCATTGGATTCCTGGGCTGTGGCATAGCCAGCATACTGCCGCATGGTCCAGAACCGTCCACGGTACATGGTCGGCTGCACACCCCGTGTATATGGATATTCCCCGGGGAAACCCAGGGAACCTTCATAATTAGGATGTTCTGGTGGAAGCATTACTGGCGGGAGTTCGATACCGGATGAAGTCGTGAATTTATCCCGGCGTTCAGGGAATTTTCGGACCAATGGGTCGTAGACCTCATCCTCCCATCTTTTCATCTCATCATTTAAAGACATTCATACCTCAAATGGTTTTCTATTTTGGTTTAGGGCTAACCTCAAGTATACCCGAAACCCATTTTGCCTACCGGCACATTTTTTAAGGATCAACCTCATATTTTTTATCAATGGGAAAACAATAGGATTTGAAAATCGTAGGGTGCCGCACCTCTTTTGTGCGCACCGCCCAGATCGCCACGTTGCACCTTACGGTCGCTACTCGCGATGACAAGCGTTTTCGTAGGGTGCTGCACCTCTTTTGTGCGCACCGCCCAGATCGCCACGTTGCACCTTACGGTCGCTACTCGCGATGACATGCGTTTTCGTAGAGTGCTGCACCACTTTTGTGCGCACCACCTTGCTGGTTAATCTCCCAAGTCCACCATTCACTACTCACCATTTTTCTGGTAAAATCCTTTAGCTTGTCCGTTGTACCCTTCGGGCAAGACAAATCAACATTAGAAAGCACGAAAGGGCTTGTAAAGATGAAAGTATTATTGATCAAAGATGTGTACAAATTAGGTCGAGCCGGCGAGATCAAGAAAGTCGCCAATGGTTATGGCCGCAACTACCTCATTCCCCAAGGTTTTGCCATTCCCGCAACCCCCGGCGCCATGAAACAGGCTGGTCGGATCTCAGTCAAGGCGACAGAACGTCGCGCTGTTCTGAACGAGGAATTGGCCTCCGTGGCAGAGGTGTTGGAAGGCAAGACCTTGACCTTCGCTGTCAAGGCTGGCGAAACCGGAAAACTCTATGGCTCCATCTCCGATCAGGACATTGTGGAATTCGTCAAAGAGAACTTCGAAATTGAACTGGAAAAACGCCAGGTCGAGACCGAACCAATCCGCGAACTGGGTGTCTACACCCTTCCTGTTCACCTGACAATGGACCTCGTTCCCAGCATCAAAGTCATCATCCACCGTGAAGGTGAATTGCCGACTGAAGAAGTTGAGGAACTGGAAGCCGTTGTCGAAGAAGTTGCTGAGGCTCCTGTGGTTGAAGAAATCGCAGAACCCGAAGCAGAGGAAGAGGCTGCTGAGGACGAAAGCGAAGAAGCCGAAGCCTAAGCTAAGCATCCTAGCATCGTAACCCATAACCGGCCTGATTGTGAACAATTCACCAGGCCGGTTCTTATTTGAGCTATAATACGCCCATGACACAAACACTCGGACAACAACTCAAAGCGATCCGCCAGTCCAGGGGGATCCAACTTGAAGAGATTGCCGAAATTACCCATATCCGCTTGAACTATCTGGAAGCCATCGAAGAAGGCGATGTTGAAAACCTGCCTTCTCCGGTGCAGATGCGCGGTTTTCTCCGATTATATGCTGATACATTAGGCGTTGAATTCGAAGACCTGAAGGTCCAGGGATATCACCTGACCCGAGCTGACGCGCTGGCAGCCTCACAGGAAGAAGAAGAGGAAGAAGTTTCGGAAGAAGTGGAAACCGATTCAGAGATCTCTGAAGATATGCCTGAGGGCGAAAATAAACGCAGCACAGAGCCGGTGGCAGAAACGCCGTATGGTACCGAGATTCCTGCGCCAACAAAAACCATTGAGCCAGCAGATGAAACTCCCCCGGCAGGCGTTAAACCGGAGCTCCCAGAAGAATCTGAAGAAAAGCCCACCCCCGAAGCGAAAATTATCTTCAAAGAAATCGGTGAACATCTCCGTCAGCGGCGAGACCTGCTGAGCCTTTCTCTCGGTGATGTCGAAACGCACACCCATGTCCGCAAACACTATCTTGAGCTTATCGAAGCAGGTGCCTTCGGGGAACTTCCCTCACCCGTCCAGGCCCGGGGAATGCTGGCAAATTATACCGAATTTCTAAACCTGGATGTTGATGCGATTTTGCTGTATTACGCTGAAGGACTGCAGAAGCAGCGCCTTGAATCCCAAATTGCGACACCGAAACATGCCCCTGCCCGTTCCCTCAGCCCTAAGGCCCTCCGTCTGAAGAACTTCTTCTCATTGGACCTGTTTGTCATCGCTGGGATTTTCCTGGTTTTTGCCTTCTTTATCATCTGGGGCGTCAACCGGATCATGTCGGTGAATATCCCGGAGACGGCTGCTACCGACCTCCCCGAAGTGGCCGATGTGCTCCTGGCCACCAGTGCGGCAGAGACGCCCACCCCGGATTTGGCCTTGACGGAAGAAGGCACAGCCGGAGCCGGTGAAGGTGATGAGACTGAGGTTGTGGAACAAACACCCCTCTTCACTTCCGTTGCCAACACCAGCGCCATCAACCTGGTGATCATCCCCCGGCACAACACCTGGGTCCGGGTCTATGTGGATTATGAACTCGCCTTTGAAGGACGCATGCTAACCGGAAACGCCTATGATTATTCCGCCAATGCGCTCATTGAAATTAACACCGGAAATGCCGGTTCTCTCCAGATCTATTTCAACGATCAGGACATTGGTCCAATTGGCCTGATCGGACAAGTGGCGGATCTGGTATTTACAGAGAATGGCCTTGTCCAGCCAACGCCAACGGCCACGCCAACCGTCACCGAGACGCCGCAGGCGACACCCTCCTCGACACCTACCCAAACACCTACTAATGACGAAGCAAACTAAACAAACCTATCACTTGATATCATTGGGATGTCCCAAAAATCTGGTTGATTCAGAGTCGATGGCTGAACTGCTCAACCATGAAGGTATGACCCCCGTAGACACCCCTGAAGCGGCTGAATACCTGATCGTGAACACCTGCGGCTTCTTGCAAGCTGCCCGTGATGAAGCTATCGGTGTGCTGACAGATTTGGCCAGCGAGAAAATGAATTGGCAGAAACTGATCGCTGCCGGTTGCATGACAGCACGCCATCGCCAGGAAATCATCGACACCGTTCCCGGCATTGATGGCCTGTTGGGCACCCGCCGCTGGATGGATATCATGGATGTGATCCGCCAGACGGATGAGACCCGCCAAGCCCTCCCCTATACCCACTTCCCCAGCGTCCAAACAGTTGGCCAGGATGAAAAAGGCTCCCACCGGGTTGCCATCCAGGGCGGCAGTGCCTATCTAAAAATTGCAGATGGCTGCCGCAGAGCCTGCGCCTATTGCACCATCCCCCTGATCAAGGGCACCCTCGTCAGTCGTCCGATGGATAAAATCGTCGAAGATGCCAAAGCACTGGCTGATATGGGCATCCAGGAGATGGCACTGATCGCCCAGGATGTGACCGACTATGGCCATGACCTGCAAATGAAAGACGGTCTGACCACCCTGCTGGAAAGTCTGGTCAAAGCCGTCCCGGATATCCCCTGGATCCGGCTGATGTATACCTTCCCGGGTTATGTCACCCAACCTTTGATTGATCTAATGGCGTCCGAGCCACAAATCGTCCCCTATCTGGACATGCCCCTCCAACATGCCGACCCGCGTGTGTTGAAAGCCATGCACCGCCCAAGTCGGATGGATACTGTCCGCGAAACCCTCTTCGCCATTCGGGAGAAGATGCCGGAAGCTGCTCTCCGGACGACTTTCATCGTCGGTTACCCCGGTGAGGATGAATTGGCTTTTGAAAATCTGGTCAACTTCACCCAGGAAATCCAATTCGACCACATGGGTGCCTTCACTTATTCCTTTGAAAAAGGTGCGCCGGCTGAGCCGCTGGGAGATCCCATTACTGAAGATCAGAAAGTCGAACGGCTGGAAACCTTGATGCAGGTTCAGGCCGATATCTCTCTTGCCCGAAATCAGCAGTTCATCGGCAAGGTGCTGGATGTCCTGGTGGAAGGTGTGGACGAAGAAAACCAGATTTCCATTGGTCGCTCCTATCGTGACGCCCCCGAAGTAGATGGCCTGGTGATCATCGAGGATCTCGCTCCAGTCGGTGAAATGGTGGAAGTGCAGATCAACAGTGCACTCACGCATGACCTTGTTGGTCAATTATTCCCAAACGAAGAAGAATAAACTTAATTTATATTAGACCTGAGGATAAAAGAACAGCGATCCGAAATCGGATCGCTGTTTTTATTATATTTGAATCTTCCTGTCATTAGGGATCAGGTGAAGGTGTCACTTCCTCCGTTGGCACCTCTGTGGTTGCGTCACCCGTTGGGGTCGGGGTTGGTGTGGCCGGTGCTTGTGTTGGTGGATGTTGGATCTCCCAACATTTTTCGGCTGCGGTTTTGGCAAGCTCCTGAAAATCAGGATCGGTCCCAATGGCAGAAGCCTGATCGAAATATTCCTGGGCCTGACACCATTTTTGCTCGTTGGCCAGCAAAGTACCCAGTTCGTTCGCGGCACGCTGGAACCGGACGGAAGCTGTCATACCGGACCCGTCTCGAAGGTTTGGGAGGGCCAGTCGGACCTGGTCCATAAAGCTGTAAACCTGGGCCCAATCCACTTCCCAATAGCTGGCACCGGTGAGGTAAAGCCGTGTCCAGGACCGGATACCTTCCGCAGTGGAATCCAGGGGAGCAAACTGTTCAGCCAGGGAAAGGTCATAAATACCCGGCTCCAGGCTGCCATCAACCAGGATCTTATCCAGGCCACGGTTTCGCAGGGCGATATAGAAAAGACCATCCACTTCGACCGCGCGATAGGATAGGTTTTTCTCCCGCAGGGCCTCCAGAGTGGCGATGGCTTCATCCCAGGATTCGGCCTCCATCAGAGCCGTAGCCATATTGAACATCTCCTCTTCGCCACGGACATCAGGTGTGGGAGTCACGGTTGGCAGGCTTGAAGTCGGTGTCACCAGTGCGGCAGCGCCGGACACATCGAGCATCAGCAACACTTGGGGATAGAGCTCATTCAATGCCGCCATTTCT
This Chloroflexota bacterium DNA region includes the following protein-coding sequences:
- the ssnA gene encoding putative aminohydrolase SsnA, with translation MLIINGKIITWGPENQILPEGTGILVREGIIEKIAPQDELTQLYPDEEQLDAEGQYVMPGNICAHTHFYGAFSRGLAIPGDPPKNFVQILKKLWWNLDKALDEDGIKYSTLVCLVDAIKHGTTTLIDHHASPNAIEGSLDIVADAVNQSGIRASLCYEVTDRDGMDKAEQGMQENLRFIKRIAKHNPADANLRAHFGLHASLTLSAETLNRSRDLCPEDIGFHIHAAEGLADQVDSLEKSGKRVIFRLDEFGILQPKSILAHGVHLDSREIAHLAESAAWLTHQPRSNMNNAVGVAPVEEMLEAGVRVGMGNDGFSNTMWQEWKEAYLLPKMAHFNPQQMNGYTVMKMAVENNSELVTEVFDGLRVGWIKEGAAADLIFVDYHPFTPLTSGNLPWHILFGFQESMVTATIVAGTPLMYQKKLLTLNEAEIAQKAMENAVQTWQRFEEIATKN
- a CDS encoding DUF309 domain-containing protein, translated to MINDDGEIIAQAPLPAKKPEIISGENLTVNAIIRLSQQGRWPVQQRQADFNQDALKGLQDFNRQAFFDAHEYFEEAWRSSPLEERELYRALLQISGGFYRLTQGRPTAAHKFFDRALHWLQPFPSPFKTVDIDSLRAWLTELLNALMEGHSSETILTQYFHPIDLPNQETL
- the pcp gene encoding pyroglutamyl-peptidase I, coding for MKVLITGFEPFGQSLINPSQILLEDAPDQFPGGIELVKAILPVEKAAGPEALVDAILRYQPEAVICFGLAVGRSVISLERVAVNLMDYRMPDNAGQTVQDQPVNPDGPAAYFSSLPLRAMLTALQSNNIPAELSLTAGSYLCNQVFYTLMHHLATHGQSIPAGFIHLPACPEQAAHFDKPTPTLSLTIIKSALPLLLETLT
- a CDS encoding right-handed parallel beta-helix repeat-containing protein, with protein sequence MKTIQPTNQLVLTEDTRLETGTYFLPDGIIIAENGITLDGNGAKLIGNGHSGIGIRLNGLQEVTLRNLQISGFTQGIQAIDCQELTITNCRIRECGVVISDSSSDSPWHPTESFPCGVFMGSVGNSQIIRNDLQCQSNGLVAVSCRELTVKSNIASHNPGFGFIVNDTSKSTFLKNQANHCASELTKHPAFVKASEHSAGFLLFNGSEHNTFKLNEARLCAAGFRLEGLTSDGQAAPCSNNRFEGNDASHCVFSSFADRYNQNNHYLQNEASHSNTGFVLSGVSGATFERNTLVGNHKAGIAAENSVHCDVINNTLQDNRFGILLWSRPDESTQPRPPENDTSKFWDIRNNTLLRNHTGIRIAADQVAGLTPLGTNLTVQPPKPHDHEIYQNVISDNRIGIQTYEAERTIIKDNQFGLNLLGDIKS
- a CDS encoding aminopeptidase P family protein produces the protein MNPIVIEKTQQAIELLKENNIDMWLTFVRETSAGGDPVLPLIYGESDLTWQSALIFTQSGERIAIVGRFELETAHNVGAYDKVIPYDESIRPVLLAELERISPKQIAINTSESDVLADGLTHGMYLNLCALLEGTHYIDRLISAEKLLSSLRGRKSALEIARIRTAFAITEEIYAKAISEIQPGLSEIYVAEMMQAEVVRRGLDFAWPRSNNPAVNSGPDSPVGHNAPTEIRIERGHLLHFDFGIRKEDYCSDIQRMVYLLKPGESKAPEAVQHGFDTVVHAIQAAFDLIQPGATGAEIDQAAREVVTGAGYPEFKHATGHQVGRLAHDGGAILGPAWDRYGQTPFLPLEVGQVYTLEPSLMVPGFGIIGLEEDIVVTAEGAEFLSNPQTELILK
- a CDS encoding peptidylprolyl isomerase; the protein is MAKKIQQWASAPEMLIDLAKNYKAVMHTDKGDITLDLFEKLVPRTVNNFVFLAREGYYDGTIFHRVIMNFMAQGGDPTGTGAGGPGYSFKDEFNNELRHNKPGILSMANAGPNTNGSQFFITHVPTPWLDGKHSVFGEVVDGMDVVFAIPPRDPMHPEYDGVKIQSIDIIEE
- the mce gene encoding methylmalonyl-CoA epimerase translates to MAAVKKINHVAVVVNDIDAALGFWRDVMGLELDHIEEVPSQASKVAFIPVGDSEVELVQPTDPESGLGKYLEKRGEGLHHLCLEVDDIEGMLAILKGKGARLINETPIELPGRKMAFVHPKAANGVLVELYELT
- a CDS encoding methylmalonyl-CoA mutase family protein; this translates as MSLNDEMKRWEDEVYDPLVRKFPERRDKFTTSSGIELPPVMLPPEHPNYEGSLGFPGEYPYTRGVQPTMYRGRFWTMRQYAGYATAQESNARYRYLLEQGQTGLSVAFDLPTQIGYDADDPLAQGEVGKVGVSISSVEDMETLFKDIPLDKVSTSMTINAPAAVLLAFYVAVAKRQGVPLSKLRGTIQNDILKEYVARGTYIFPPEPSMRLITDVFKFCKDEIPRWNTISISGYHIREAGSTAAQEVAFTLANAIGYIQAAIDAGLKVDDFASQLSFFFNAHNNFLEEITKFRAARRLYAKIMKERFGAQDEKSCRLRFHTQTAGSTLTAQQPENNVVRVTLQALAAVLGGTQSLHTNSMDEALWLPTEKSVRVALRTQQIIAYESGVADTVDPLAGSYVVESLTNQIEAMAMAYIEKIDAMGGAMNAINTGFMQREIQEAAYKVQIAIEKGDEVVVGVNDFQVEEEIELESLRVDPSVEEDQVARLAALRARRDGEKVSQLLGQLETAAKGDTPLMPVMVECAESNITLGEICGVLRDVWGEYRPPTFI
- the rplI gene encoding 50S ribosomal protein L9, with the protein product MKVLLIKDVYKLGRAGEIKKVANGYGRNYLIPQGFAIPATPGAMKQAGRISVKATERRAVLNEELASVAEVLEGKTLTFAVKAGETGKLYGSISDQDIVEFVKENFEIELEKRQVETEPIRELGVYTLPVHLTMDLVPSIKVIIHREGELPTEEVEELEAVVEEVAEAPVVEEIAEPEAEEEAAEDESEEAEA
- a CDS encoding DUF4115 domain-containing protein, whose protein sequence is MTQTLGQQLKAIRQSRGIQLEEIAEITHIRLNYLEAIEEGDVENLPSPVQMRGFLRLYADTLGVEFEDLKVQGYHLTRADALAASQEEEEEEVSEEVETDSEISEDMPEGENKRSTEPVAETPYGTEIPAPTKTIEPADETPPAGVKPELPEESEEKPTPEAKIIFKEIGEHLRQRRDLLSLSLGDVETHTHVRKHYLELIEAGAFGELPSPVQARGMLANYTEFLNLDVDAILLYYAEGLQKQRLESQIATPKHAPARSLSPKALRLKNFFSLDLFVIAGIFLVFAFFIIWGVNRIMSVNIPETAATDLPEVADVLLATSAAETPTPDLALTEEGTAGAGEGDETEVVEQTPLFTSVANTSAINLVIIPRHNTWVRVYVDYELAFEGRMLTGNAYDYSANALIEINTGNAGSLQIYFNDQDIGPIGLIGQVADLVFTENGLVQPTPTATPTVTETPQATPSSTPTQTPTNDEAN